One genomic window of Cannabis sativa cultivar Pink pepper isolate KNU-18-1 chromosome 2, ASM2916894v1, whole genome shotgun sequence includes the following:
- the LOC115720851 gene encoding uncharacterized protein LOC115720851, translating to MEINPSKVTLRPFNLTDVDDLMLFAGDDQVTQHLRWNTLTSKDEALTFIKEVCIPHPWRRSICIDDRSIGFISVFPGRDEDMFKANIGYGVTPNYWGQGVATQAMNIAVPQVFKDLPHLVRLEAYVEVENKGSQRVLEKVGFQKEGLLRKNTFFKGKLRDFFVYSFLSTDFPPQKL from the coding sequence ATGGAGATCAATCCATCAAAAGTCACACTCCGTCCATTCAATCTAACGGACGTGGATGATTTGATGCTATTTGCAGGCGATGATCAAGTGACTCAACATCTTCGATGGAACACGTTGACCTCAAAAGATGAAGCGTTGACTTTCATAAAAGAAGTTTGTATTCCTCACCCTTGGCGCCGCTCCATATGCATCGATGACCGTTCGATCGGCTTCATTTCGGTCTTCCCTGGTAGAGATGAAGACATGTTTAAGGCCAACATAGGCTATGGTGTGACCCCCAACTATTGGGGCCAAGGAGTGGCTACTCAAGCCATGAACATAGCTGTTCCTCAAGTTTTCAAGGACTTGCCCCACTTGGTAAGGCTGGAAGCTTATGTTGAGGTTGAGAATAAGGGATCTCAAAGGGTTTTGGAGAAAGTTGGGTTTCAAAAGGAAGGTCTCCTTAGGAAAAATACTTTCTTTAAAGGAAAACTCAGAGATTTTTTTGTGTATAGCTTTTTATCCACTGATTTTCCTCCTCAAAAGCTGTAA
- the LOC115719002 gene encoding serine/threonine-protein kinase EDR1, with protein MKHIFKKLHIGSSHEPNRSSTEGSTSTSTSTSIPATSPSIPVTPPSFSSDHRNASTQQSANSPGSASSSPSPSPSTNVNTVSTTNTTPPSTARSDYMSSEEEFQFQLALAISASNSEVRDDPENDQIRAATILSLGNHKIESAREKGEAAAEALSKHYWEYNVLDYEEKVVDGFYDVYGLSTETAIQGKMPSLTDLETSIGSSGFEVLLVNRTIDPALEELIQITQCIAVDCPVSDIGILVPRLAELVAGHMGGPVKDANVMLARWMERSMESRQSLHTSVLPIGSITIGLSRHRALLFKVLADNIKMPCRLLKGSHYTGVEDGAVNVIKLEDGREFLVDLMADPGTLIPVDVPNAKDSIYRPYNPNISKVPARYSLNNTGLSYSTQKPFQDEGSSHNPMVENSSVQDGRPRPIESVPAFSDSSVENIVGPSRVSNKASPSNQLDNFSSSAMGNTHYKGSRGAHAVDGGVRMNINVVPYNQNQEDPKNLFADLNPFQIKGPGKNSVYNKPGESKADELQRARNNVVPGRPPVPLMWKSRYTCNEVPKKKESDYLEGISTRINREPNDYNISSLAASTSSSTEKVNNGGFKSSGNTSTPSKDNYDEKNSAFNSSSLSAAQTSEFKTMTSGDDRNTSVAEEKPRDSKDLQTDWIYVNKEGENNENVLKNRRKGTHDRFMETSMKLKAAEGPSTAANSTRNRMDQVFDDVDVGECEIPWEDLVIGERIGLGSYGEVYHADWNGTEVAVKKFLDQDFSGAALDEFKREVRIMRRLRHPNVVLFMGAVTRPPNLSIITEFLPRGSLYRIIHRPLCQIDEKRRIKMALDVARGMNCLHTSIPTIVHRDLKSPNLLVDKNWNVKVCDFGLSRLKHNTFLSSKSTAGTPEWMAPEVLRNEPSNEKCDVYSFGVILWELATLRLPWSGMNPMQVVGAVGFQNRRLDIPVEVDPKVARIIWECWQTEPNLRPSFAQLTVALKPLQRLAAVPSNQDQPSSPLPQEISVNSTP; from the exons ATGAAACACATTTTCAAGAAGCTCCACATAGGGAGTAGCCACGAGCCCAATCGATCGTCCACCGAAGGTTCGACCTCGACTTCGACTTCGACTTCGATTCCAGCTACTTCGCCATCGATTCCGGTTACTCCGCCATCATTTTCTTCCGATCATCGCAACGCCTCCACTCAGCAATCCGCTAATTCTCCCGGGAGTGCTTCATCTTCCCCCTCCCCGTCGCCGTCTACCAATGTCAACACTGTGAGCACTACCAACACCACTCCACCGTCAACGGCTCGGTCTGATTATATGTCGTCCGAGGAGGAGTTCCAGTTTCAACTTGCCCTGGCGATCAGCGCTTCGAATTCAGAAGTTCGCGATGATCCTGAAAATGATCAGATCCGAGCCGCGACGATCTTGAGCTTGGGCAATCATAAGATCGAGTCGGCCAGGGAGAAGGGTGAGGCTGCTGCTGAGGCTCTGTCGAAGCACTACTGG GAGTACAATGTGCTTGATTATGAAGAGAAAGTGGTTGATGGTTTTTATGATGTATATGGACTCTCCACAGAAACAGCAATTCAAGGAAAGATGCCGTCTCTAACAGATCTTGAAACAAGCATTGGGAGTTCTGGCTTTGAAGTTTTATTAGTTAATCGAACAATTGATCCGGCTCTTGAAGAGTTAATTCAAATTACACAATGCATTGCTGTAGACTGTCCTGTTAGTGATATTGGGATTTTGGTTCCGAGGCTTGCTGAGCTTGTTGCGGGTCATATGGGTGGTCCTGTTAAGGATGCTAATGTCATGTTGGCTAGGTGGATGGAACGAAGCATGGAGTCAAGGCAATCTCTACACACAAGTGTGTTGCCTATTGGGTCTATAACTATTGGCCTCTCAAGACACCGTGCTCTACTTTTTAAG GTATTAGCGGACAATATCAAAATGCCTTGTAGACTTCTGAAAGGCAGTCATTATACAGGTGTTGAGGATGGTGCTGTGAATGTAATAAAGCTGGAGGATGGAAG GGAGTTTTTGGTTGATCTCATGGCAGATCCTGGAACACTTATACCAGTTGACGTCCCAAATGCAAAAGATTCTATATATAGACCATACAATCCAAACATAAGCAAAGTCCCAGCTCGCTATTCCTTAAACAATACTGGACTGTCTTATTCCACACAAAAGCCTTTCCAAGATGAGGGCAGCAGCCACAATCCTATGGTTGAAAATAGTTCTGTACAAGATGGAAGACCAAGACCAATTGAATCTGTGCCTGCATTTTCAGATTCAAGTGTTGAAAACATTGTCGGTCCTTCTAGAGTATCCAATAAAGCTAGTCCTTCTAATCAGTTGGATAATTTTTCATCATCAGCCATGGGGAATACTCACTATAAAGGCAGCCGTGGAGCTCATGCTGTTGATGGTGGTGTGAGGATGAATATTAATGTAGTTCCATATAATCAAAACCAAGAGGATCCTAAGAACCTCTTTGCAGATCTTAATCCATTCCAAATAAAAGGACCGGGAAAGAACTCTGTGTATAACAAACCGGGAGAGAGTAAAGCTGATGAGCTTCAAAGAGCAAGGAATAATGTTGTCCCTGGCCGTCCTCCTGTGCCACTGATGTGGAAAAGTCGCTATACTTGTAATGAAGTGCCTAAGAAGAAAGAGAGTGATTATTTGGAGGGTATCTCTACAAGAATTAATCGTGAACCTAATGATTATAATATTTCATCATTAGCAGCTTCTACCAGCAGTTCAACTGAAAAGGTCAATAATGGTGGATTTAAGTCATCTGGTAATACAAGTACACCAAGTAAGGACAATTATGATGAAAAAAATTCTGCGTTTAATTCAAGTTCACTGTCGGCGGCACAAACAAGTGAATTCAAAACAATGACTTCAGGAGATGATCGAAACACTAGTGTTGCAGAAGAAAAACCCAGAGATTCAAAAGATTTGCAGACTGATTGGATATACGTGAATAAAGAAGGTGAAAACAATGAAAATGTGTTAAAAAACCGTAGAAAAGGCACACATGACAGATTCATGGAGACCAGTATGAAATTGAAGGCCGCGGAAGGTCCTTCCACAGCAGCTAATTCTACCAGAAATAGGATGGATCAAGTATTTGATGATGTAGATGTAGGTGAATGTGAAATTCCTTGGGAGGATCTAGTTATTGGTGAAAGGATTGGTCTAG GTTCGTATGGGGAAGTATACCATGCAGATTGGAATGGAACA GAGGTAGCTGTAAAGAAGTTCTTGGATCAGGATTTCTCAGGCGCTGCTTTGGATGAGTTTAAAAGAGAA GTACGAATTATGCGTAGGTTACGGCATCCAAATGTTGTTCTTTTTATGGGTGCTGTTACTCGACCACCAAACCTGTCTATTATTACTGAGTTTCTTCCTAG AGGAAGCTTATACCGGATTATCCACCGCCCTCTTTGTCAAATCGATGAGAAACGTAGAATTAAGATGGCTCTTGATGTG GCCAGGGGTATGAATTGCTTACATACTAGCATACCCACAATTGTTCACCGGGATTTGAAATCACCCAATCTTTTGGTTGATAAAAACTGGAATGTGAAG GTTTGTGATTTTGGACTGTCTCGCTTGAAGCATAATACATTTTTGTCATCCAAGTCAACTGCAGGAACG CCTGAGTGGATGGCACCTGAGGTCCTCCGCAACGAACCTTCAAATGAGAA GTGCGATGTATATAGCTTTGGAGTAATTTTGTGGGAGCTCGCTACACTTAGATTGCCTTGGAGCGGGATGAACCCAATGCAAGTTGTTGGTGCTGTTGGTTTCCAGAATCGTCGCCTCGACATCCCTGTGGAAGTTGATCCAAAGGTTGCAAGAATAATATGGGAATGTTGGCAGAC TGAACCAAACTTGCGTCCCTCGTTTGCACAGCTCACAGTAGCTCTCAAGCCCTTACAACGACTTGCTGCTGTACCATCCAATCAGGACCAGCCAAGCTCACCTCTACCACAAGAAATCTCAGTAAATTCTACACCTTGA